From a single Fulvivirga ulvae genomic region:
- a CDS encoding glycoside hydrolase family 31 protein — MGFLKRYKTMLIVCVGVFGHEIGFAQWQNSGVLNEPPDVSEDFTDVRNTYYLADDLTSFDPNSGKGTIQFKRHNLTTRQAFNNMLVGLSPVEANEFPTTEYAASPEHPFSIEFVSAKALRIRLTSGPQFAKSGESLMLVGGKAPVDKTSWRYAKVAEGHEYTSQFGRIVITEKPWHIYIYDATGKLLTHTVHKNDVKNTYTPVTPFSYVRKAEDYSRSMDAVFNLSPGEKIFGCGESFKAFDKRGQKVTLWTDDANGVQNESMYKPIPFYMSSRGYGVFMHHSSPITCDFGKYFNSANSMMIGDDELDLFVFIGTPKEILDEYTDLTGKAPMPPLWSFGFWMSRITYFSEADGRKVAANLRKHKIPSDVIHFDTGWFGVDWRCDYQFATDRFVDAPKMIKDLNKDGFEICLWQLPYFTPQNTLFKELVENDLVVKDKKGNIPYEDAVLDFSNPETVKWYQNKIGNLLDEGVAVIKVDFGEAAPATGIYKSGKTGFYEHNLFPLRYNKAVADITKEKTGHGFIWARSAWAGSQRYPVHWGGDPATTNSAMASTLRAGLSFGLSGFSFWSHDIGGFVTATPENLYRRWTPFGMLTSHVRSHGEPPTEPWEFGKDFMDAFRLADNMRYQLMPYIYAQAKHSSENGLPMVRALFVEFPDDPGSWLVDDQYLFGSDILVAPLFEDVTSRDVYLPKGDWIDYQTGKTYSGGWHHIDAGKIPVVMLVRDGSVIPHIKLAQSTKEMDWSKLELKVFSKNKGGEAKGYVYLPGKEKLETVTVGKDGKVVNAASYGVSWQISGL; from the coding sequence ATGGGTTTTTTAAAGAGATATAAAACGATGTTGATAGTGTGCGTTGGGGTTTTTGGCCACGAGATAGGCTTTGCACAATGGCAGAACTCGGGAGTGCTCAACGAGCCGCCTGATGTAAGCGAGGATTTTACCGATGTAAGGAACACCTATTATCTGGCTGACGACCTTACCAGCTTTGACCCGAATTCCGGAAAAGGAACTATTCAATTTAAAAGACATAACCTTACTACCAGGCAGGCATTTAACAATATGTTGGTGGGGCTGTCTCCTGTAGAGGCCAACGAATTTCCTACAACAGAATATGCTGCTTCTCCGGAACATCCATTTTCAATAGAGTTTGTATCTGCTAAAGCACTACGTATACGCTTGACATCGGGACCGCAGTTTGCGAAAAGCGGAGAGTCACTGATGTTGGTTGGTGGAAAAGCACCGGTAGACAAAACTTCATGGAGATATGCAAAAGTGGCAGAGGGACATGAGTATACAAGCCAGTTTGGAAGGATCGTGATCACTGAGAAACCCTGGCACATTTACATTTATGATGCAACTGGTAAACTCCTCACACATACTGTTCATAAAAACGATGTAAAAAACACCTATACACCCGTTACACCTTTTTCTTATGTGCGAAAAGCGGAGGATTATTCACGTAGTATGGATGCTGTTTTCAATCTTTCGCCAGGTGAAAAGATTTTCGGATGTGGGGAGTCTTTCAAGGCATTTGATAAGAGAGGGCAGAAAGTTACCTTATGGACTGATGATGCCAATGGAGTGCAAAATGAAAGTATGTATAAGCCCATACCTTTCTACATGAGCAGCAGAGGATATGGTGTATTCATGCACCATTCCAGCCCGATAACATGCGACTTTGGTAAATATTTCAACAGTGCCAACAGCATGATGATCGGTGATGATGAACTGGATTTGTTTGTATTCATAGGTACTCCGAAAGAAATCCTTGACGAGTACACCGACCTTACCGGAAAAGCACCCATGCCTCCATTGTGGTCGTTCGGTTTTTGGATGAGTCGTATTACTTATTTCTCAGAAGCAGACGGAAGAAAAGTGGCTGCGAACCTGAGAAAGCACAAAATACCCTCAGATGTGATCCATTTCGATACCGGATGGTTTGGTGTTGACTGGAGATGTGATTATCAATTTGCGACCGATCGTTTTGTTGACGCTCCTAAAATGATCAAAGATCTTAACAAGGATGGCTTCGAGATCTGTCTGTGGCAATTGCCATATTTTACACCTCAGAACACCCTTTTCAAAGAGTTAGTGGAAAATGACCTTGTAGTAAAAGACAAAAAAGGAAACATTCCCTATGAAGATGCAGTACTGGACTTCTCCAACCCTGAGACTGTAAAGTGGTACCAAAATAAAATTGGCAACTTGTTGGATGAAGGTGTCGCAGTTATCAAAGTGGATTTTGGTGAGGCTGCTCCTGCTACAGGCATCTACAAATCTGGTAAAACCGGCTTTTATGAGCATAACCTGTTCCCGCTCAGATATAACAAAGCGGTAGCTGACATCACGAAAGAAAAAACGGGACACGGATTTATCTGGGCCAGAAGTGCCTGGGCAGGAAGTCAGCGTTATCCCGTACATTGGGGAGGTGACCCGGCAACCACCAATTCCGCTATGGCTTCAACCCTGAGAGCAGGCCTTTCTTTCGGTTTGTCAGGTTTTTCGTTCTGGTCGCATGATATTGGAGGTTTCGTAACTGCAACACCTGAAAACCTTTACAGAAGATGGACTCCATTTGGTATGCTTACATCACACGTAAGAAGCCATGGCGAGCCACCAACAGAGCCATGGGAGTTTGGCAAAGACTTTATGGATGCTTTCAGGCTGGCAGATAACATGAGATACCAGCTTATGCCATACATTTATGCGCAGGCAAAACACTCCAGTGAGAATGGCCTTCCGATGGTACGTGCACTATTTGTTGAGTTTCCTGATGATCCAGGCTCATGGCTGGTGGATGATCAGTACCTGTTTGGCTCTGACATACTGGTAGCTCCATTGTTTGAGGATGTAACCAGCCGCGATGTTTATTTACCAAAAGGAGACTGGATCGATTACCAGACCGGGAAAACTTATAGCGGTGGCTGGCACCATATCGATGCAGGAAAAATCCCTGTTGTAATGCTGGTAAGGGATGGATCAGTAATCCCTCATATTAAGCTGGCACAGTCAACCAAAGAAATGGACTGGTCTAAACTGGAACTTAAAGTATTCAGCAAAAACAAAGGAGGGGAAGCCAAAGGATATGTATATCTGCCTGGAAAAGAGAAACTGGAGACAGTTACCGTTGGCAAGGACGGAAAGGTGGTTAATGCTGCTTCCTACGGCGTTTCATGGCAGATTAGTGGTTTATAA
- the galB gene encoding beta-galactosidase GalB has product MNHLHKILSVCLLALAVVSCQKANQTRITQNFNDSWHFTLADSAMDASTIGYDHTSWRKLYVPHDWSIEGEFSREHPATEGGGALPGGIGWYRKVFKLDEATKGKKVYLRFDGIYMNSEVWINGHYLGKRPFGYISFEYDLTPHLNYGEEPNTVAVKVDNSKQPNSRWYSGSGIYRNTWLVITNPIHVSQWGTYVKVPEITKERALVKVQTTVLNTTGEPAKASVHTSIKDKDNKIVAEASSPLELSESEAVLDQEIIISTPELWSLNDPNLYTILTEISLNGEKVDTYTTPLGIRSFSFDQHKGFALNGEQVKIKGVCLHHDLGCLGTAVNTRAIERQLEIMKEMGVNAIRTSHNPPTPELLDLCDQMGLLVMDETFDMWSMKKSEYDYSVYWDEWHVRDLTDHIKRDRNHPSVFVWSIGNEITDQWHPVGDSLARELTQIVRSLDDRPITSAMNPPNKGNTIALSGTLDLIGYNYAHDKYESHNNEYPSTPFIATETTSALATRGYYDQKSDTTKRWPIQWDKLFVEGNPGNTVSAYDQVSTPWGSTHEETWKIIKKHDFLSGMFIWTGFDYLGEPTPYAWPSRSSYFGIVDLAGFPKDSYYMYQSEWSDNDVLHVFPHWNWEGRDSVDVWAYYNHADEVELFLNGKSLGTKSKKGEDLHVMWRVAYAPGVLKAVSRKSGEPVLEKTVITADEPIAVKLSPDRSEISADGKDLSFITVEILDKDNTPVPVGANEIHFSVEGPGKIVGVDNGDPTSHLSLKGDKMQMFNGKCLVVIQADRKAGEIIVRAASDGLKSGEIVIKSL; this is encoded by the coding sequence GTGAATCATTTACATAAGATTTTATCAGTATGTCTGTTGGCCCTGGCAGTTGTATCATGCCAGAAAGCCAACCAAACAAGAATTACACAAAATTTTAATGATAGCTGGCATTTTACACTGGCGGACAGTGCAATGGATGCCAGTACTATTGGATATGACCATACATCCTGGCGAAAGTTATATGTCCCCCATGATTGGAGCATTGAAGGGGAATTCTCCAGAGAGCACCCTGCCACTGAAGGCGGTGGTGCTCTTCCTGGGGGCATAGGGTGGTATAGGAAAGTATTTAAACTGGATGAGGCAACTAAAGGTAAAAAAGTATACCTCCGGTTTGATGGTATCTATATGAATAGCGAAGTATGGATCAATGGACATTATCTCGGGAAAAGGCCGTTTGGGTATATTTCATTTGAGTATGACCTGACCCCTCACCTCAATTATGGGGAAGAACCAAATACAGTAGCTGTAAAGGTAGATAACTCAAAGCAGCCTAACTCCAGGTGGTACTCAGGAAGCGGTATTTACAGGAATACATGGCTTGTGATAACCAACCCAATACATGTGTCCCAATGGGGTACCTATGTGAAAGTTCCTGAAATTACCAAAGAACGAGCCCTGGTTAAAGTGCAAACCACCGTATTGAATACAACAGGCGAGCCTGCAAAGGCCAGTGTCCATACCTCCATAAAGGATAAAGACAATAAAATAGTTGCGGAAGCCTCATCCCCTTTGGAATTGTCAGAGAGTGAAGCTGTTCTGGATCAGGAAATTATTATAAGCACCCCTGAACTATGGAGCCTCAATGATCCCAATTTGTATACTATACTTACCGAGATCAGTTTAAATGGTGAAAAAGTGGATACTTATACCACACCACTGGGCATAAGATCTTTCAGCTTTGATCAGCATAAAGGTTTTGCCCTCAACGGTGAGCAAGTTAAGATCAAAGGCGTGTGTCTGCACCATGACCTGGGCTGTCTTGGAACTGCTGTAAATACAAGGGCAATTGAGAGACAGTTGGAGATCATGAAGGAAATGGGAGTGAATGCAATCAGGACATCTCATAATCCACCGACACCTGAACTGTTGGATCTATGCGATCAAATGGGATTGCTGGTGATGGACGAGACCTTTGATATGTGGAGTATGAAAAAATCTGAGTACGATTATTCAGTCTATTGGGACGAATGGCATGTACGAGATCTGACAGACCATATTAAAAGGGATAGAAACCATCCCAGTGTTTTTGTGTGGAGTATAGGTAATGAAATTACAGACCAGTGGCATCCTGTAGGTGATAGCCTGGCCAGAGAGCTAACACAAATTGTGAGATCACTGGACGACCGCCCGATTACCTCGGCGATGAATCCTCCTAATAAAGGCAATACCATAGCCTTGTCAGGAACGCTGGATCTGATCGGGTACAACTATGCTCATGACAAGTATGAGTCGCATAATAACGAATATCCCAGTACCCCATTTATTGCAACAGAAACCACTTCTGCACTGGCAACAAGGGGATATTACGATCAGAAGTCCGATACCACGAAAAGGTGGCCTATCCAGTGGGATAAGCTATTTGTAGAGGGTAACCCGGGCAATACCGTATCAGCCTATGATCAGGTCAGTACGCCATGGGGTTCCACTCACGAAGAGACCTGGAAGATCATAAAAAAGCATGATTTTCTTTCAGGTATGTTTATATGGACAGGCTTCGACTATCTAGGGGAACCTACACCATATGCCTGGCCGTCAAGGAGCTCTTATTTCGGTATTGTAGACCTGGCAGGTTTCCCTAAAGACTCCTATTACATGTACCAAAGCGAATGGAGTGATAATGATGTGCTTCATGTATTTCCACATTGGAACTGGGAAGGCAGGGACTCCGTGGATGTATGGGCTTACTACAATCATGCGGATGAAGTGGAGCTATTCCTCAATGGTAAATCTTTAGGAACCAAAAGTAAGAAAGGGGAAGACCTGCATGTAATGTGGAGGGTAGCTTATGCACCGGGTGTGCTTAAAGCGGTTTCCAGGAAAAGCGGAGAGCCCGTTCTTGAAAAAACAGTAATAACTGCAGATGAACCAATAGCTGTTAAGTTATCACCAGACCGCAGTGAAATTTCAGCCGATGGGAAAGACCTCAGTTTTATAACAGTAGAGATTCTGGATAAAGACAATACCCCGGTGCCGGTTGGAGCTAATGAAATACATTTTTCAGTCGAAGGCCCTGGGAAAATTGTGGGTGTGGATAATGGTGATCCCACCAGCCATTTGTCTTTAAAGGGCGATAAAATGCAGATGTTCAATGGAAAGTGCCTCGTAGTGATCCAGGCAGACCGGAAAGCCGGAGAAATCATCGTTAGAGCTGCTTCTGATGGGTTGAAAAGCGGAGAAATCGTGATAAAATCATTATAG
- a CDS encoding cellulase family glycosylhydrolase has product MEKRRMKYLAHLGGLLIILCGITLPLSSCGDDEGEVIEKTEAELAASPVILDFDAEGGSKELQITSNVVWKFDYNVDLWSRPNIHTSKGNVTVQVTADANETTAARSMILKLASEGADTIQITVNQAAGTIDEEPVEPELPDYIDPDNTDMRDLTSVQLTELMGVGWNVGNSLEAISNNGGGELSGNETSWGNPVVTKTLIDSVKAAGFNTIRIPVSWSHMFDDPATYKISYEWKLRVEEVVNYALDNDMFVMINIHWDGGWMDHTTYDQQDAINERIGIMWKQIAKFFRNYDDRLLFAGTNEVHEDGNFNEPTTEYAEVQNSFNQTFVNTVRATGGRNTYRHIIVQTYVTNISYGVDHMVIPTDDTDDRLMVEVHFYDPYELALQETDQVSLWGVANSGSAAHAGWGDEAWVDEQFGKMKTNFVDNGYGVILGEFGSILKTNPINSNYEEHVASRNYYLNYVTSAALSNGMVPVYWDNGHTGNYGYGLFNRNSGVTVHADAVEAIVSALGE; this is encoded by the coding sequence ATGGAAAAGCGAAGAATGAAATATCTGGCACACCTTGGCGGCTTGCTGATAATATTATGTGGAATAACATTACCCTTAAGTAGCTGTGGTGATGACGAAGGAGAAGTTATAGAAAAGACGGAAGCCGAGCTTGCGGCAAGTCCTGTTATTTTAGATTTTGATGCGGAAGGCGGAAGCAAAGAATTGCAGATCACCAGTAACGTAGTGTGGAAGTTTGACTATAATGTTGACCTGTGGAGCAGACCAAATATTCATACGTCAAAGGGTAATGTTACCGTTCAGGTCACAGCCGATGCCAATGAAACTACCGCAGCTCGGAGCATGATCTTAAAGCTGGCCAGTGAGGGAGCAGATACCATACAGATTACAGTAAATCAGGCAGCAGGCACCATTGATGAAGAACCCGTAGAGCCTGAATTACCGGATTATATTGATCCGGATAACACGGATATGAGAGACCTGACCTCGGTGCAACTTACAGAATTAATGGGAGTGGGGTGGAATGTGGGTAACTCTTTGGAAGCAATTTCTAATAATGGTGGCGGAGAGTTGTCAGGAAACGAAACCTCATGGGGTAACCCGGTAGTTACCAAAACACTGATTGATTCTGTAAAAGCAGCAGGATTCAATACCATAAGAATTCCGGTTTCATGGTCGCATATGTTTGACGATCCTGCTACATACAAAATCAGCTATGAGTGGAAACTACGTGTTGAGGAAGTAGTAAATTATGCTCTGGATAACGACATGTTTGTTATGATCAATATCCACTGGGATGGAGGCTGGATGGATCATACCACATATGATCAGCAGGACGCTATCAATGAAAGGATTGGAATTATGTGGAAGCAGATTGCCAAATTCTTTAGAAATTACGATGACCGTCTGCTTTTTGCGGGGACAAATGAAGTGCATGAAGACGGGAATTTTAATGAACCAACAACTGAATATGCAGAGGTGCAAAATTCTTTTAACCAGACCTTTGTAAATACAGTAAGAGCTACCGGAGGTAGAAATACTTATCGTCATATTATTGTTCAGACCTATGTGACCAATATCTCTTATGGAGTGGATCATATGGTTATTCCCACCGATGATACTGATGACAGGCTTATGGTGGAGGTTCACTTCTATGATCCCTATGAGCTTGCCTTGCAGGAAACCGACCAGGTATCTCTTTGGGGTGTCGCTAACTCAGGTAGTGCTGCGCATGCCGGATGGGGAGATGAAGCCTGGGTAGATGAGCAGTTTGGTAAAATGAAAACAAACTTTGTTGACAACGGCTATGGAGTAATCCTGGGAGAGTTTGGCTCTATACTTAAAACTAATCCTATAAATTCAAACTATGAAGAGCACGTGGCTTCAAGAAATTATTACCTGAACTATGTAACGTCGGCAGCATTGAGCAATGGAATGGTGCCGGTTTATTGGGATAACGGACATACTGGCAATTATGGCTATGGCTTATTTAACAGAAATTCAGGAGTAACAGTGCATGCAGATGCGGTTGAAGCGATCGTATCTGCTTTGGGAGAATAA
- a CDS encoding RagB/SusD family nutrient uptake outer membrane protein, with protein MKNLNKYLLVLMVIVFNAGCTDDFLDTEPKTTLTDDSFYQTKEHAELAIVGCYDGVQQLYASGVAFPVLSEVLSDNCFGGTGNNDGLNFRVLDEFDLSVSTGEVNILNANWVAYYQAIYRINVLLQKIDQINWEGDDAYRNSIEAQARFLRAYCYYDMVRIWEKVPLVTEPTTGNIPQAEADDIYTLIAEDLQFAAENGSETVEPGRVNKWVAKAYLARVFLFYTGYYGSSDLVGVVSKAQALQGLEDVIAKGSYSLIEDFKNLWPAASSAPEGEGLTTTYAGKDNAETVFAIKYNITSDYDGNTDGNHWLVLLGFRSQYFSPYGSGWGACTVSPDLYMTYDDEDVRKEASIIAIEEEGLDFDNEDQREYTGYTGKKYIPLANPDGTDVAVANGALNFQIGQYQDYVVIRYADVLLMAAELGSASAQSYFDEVRDRAGLTSLPATFNNIMKERRLEFALEGIRYWDLLRQGVNVAAEAIAEETTVMNGGVPADKSILAANVIDTRGFQMIPQNQVTRSSGVLIQNSGWE; from the coding sequence ATGAAGAATTTAAATAAATATCTACTTGTATTGATGGTCATAGTTTTTAATGCGGGCTGTACAGACGATTTTCTGGATACTGAGCCCAAAACTACTTTGACCGATGACAGCTTTTATCAAACCAAAGAACACGCCGAACTGGCCATTGTCGGATGCTACGATGGTGTACAGCAATTGTATGCATCAGGCGTAGCATTTCCGGTTTTATCAGAAGTTTTATCTGACAACTGTTTTGGAGGTACCGGTAATAACGATGGGCTGAACTTCAGGGTACTTGATGAGTTTGACCTGTCAGTATCTACAGGGGAGGTCAACATATTGAATGCTAACTGGGTAGCCTATTATCAGGCGATTTACAGAATTAATGTACTCCTCCAAAAGATTGATCAGATCAACTGGGAAGGTGATGACGCTTATCGTAACAGTATAGAGGCACAGGCCAGGTTTTTAAGAGCCTATTGCTACTACGATATGGTGAGAATCTGGGAAAAAGTACCTTTAGTTACTGAACCTACAACAGGAAATATACCTCAGGCAGAGGCTGATGACATTTACACTTTGATCGCGGAAGATCTACAATTCGCAGCAGAAAATGGAAGTGAAACTGTAGAGCCCGGAAGAGTAAATAAATGGGTAGCCAAAGCTTATCTGGCCAGAGTATTTTTGTTCTACACCGGATATTATGGAAGTAGTGACCTTGTAGGAGTGGTGTCAAAAGCTCAGGCATTACAAGGGCTCGAAGATGTTATTGCAAAAGGCTCTTACAGTTTAATAGAGGATTTTAAAAATCTATGGCCAGCTGCATCCTCAGCACCGGAAGGAGAAGGCCTTACTACAACATACGCTGGTAAGGATAATGCAGAAACGGTATTCGCTATTAAATACAACATTACTTCAGATTACGATGGCAATACGGATGGAAACCATTGGTTAGTCCTGTTGGGCTTCAGAAGCCAGTATTTCAGCCCTTACGGTAGCGGGTGGGGAGCCTGTACGGTAAGCCCTGACCTTTATATGACATATGACGATGAAGATGTCCGAAAAGAAGCTTCCATCATTGCCATTGAAGAAGAGGGACTGGATTTTGATAATGAAGATCAGAGAGAATATACCGGTTACACCGGTAAGAAATATATACCGCTGGCCAACCCGGATGGAACCGATGTAGCGGTAGCCAACGGAGCTTTAAATTTTCAGATCGGCCAATACCAGGATTATGTTGTAATACGCTATGCAGATGTACTGCTAATGGCGGCAGAGTTGGGAAGCGCCAGTGCTCAAAGCTACTTTGATGAGGTGAGAGACAGGGCTGGTCTGACATCACTTCCGGCTACATTCAATAACATAATGAAAGAGAGGAGATTGGAATTTGCCCTTGAAGGTATCCGGTACTGGGACCTTCTACGCCAGGGAGTTAATGTAGCAGCAGAAGCAATTGCGGAAGAGACTACAGTTATGAATGGTGGAGTGCCGGCTGATAAATCTATCCTGGCAGCTAACGTAATAGATACCAGAGGCTTTCAAATGATCCCTCAGAATCAGGTTACGCGTTCAAGTGGAGTGTTGATACAAAATTCGGGATGGGAATAA